aagcaggctccaggctctgagctgtcagcacagagtccgacgcggggctcgaatccacgaactgggagatcatgacctgagccgaagtcggacgcccaaccaactgagccacccaggcacccctattttactttttaaaaaatttattaggGACCAttacaaacacacagaaaaggagacagaatggcAAGTCAGTTACCCTGGTTACCCTGATATAATTGATGCAAGTATTCTGCCTTTCTTGTTTCCTACAGCATTTTAAAGTAAACTGAGACATCAGTGACATTCACCTCTAAATATTTAAGTTAACGTCTCTAAAAACTAAGAACAATTTCTCGCATAACCGCAAAACCATTTTCATAACAGCAAGATCTACTTTTTTGGCTCAAGTGTTTTAAGGCAAATTAGAGACATTACATTATTCCACCTCCAAATATTCCCGCGTGCATCTCTAATGATAAAGACATTTCCCCACATAACCACAACACCATTATCCCTTCTcacaaaactaacaaaaatcGTTAACAATAACTGATGATCAAATGTCCCATCAGGAGTTTTAACCGGCCCGCTGAGGTCCTTCGCTCGAGGCCCCATAGCAGGAAGCAGGAGAATTGGAATTTGCACCTCGGCTGACTGGAGACGGCCCGTGACCACTACACATgagtcagagcagagccagcccCCCTACTCCTGGCCGGCCGCGCCCTGGCAAAGGAAGTTTTTGaggaggaggggtgtggggggaggagagggagtcaCCCACGCATCTGGGGCTGACTCGCTCTTTCGCAAAATCTCTGGGAGGAGCCCCGGGGCCACAAAACTGTCTACTTCCCCAGGCCAGACTGAGAGGTGCAGGGAGGCCGCCGACAGGACCTGCTGCCACCAGACATGGGCCGCCCGCTGCTGCtgtcgctgctgctgctgctgtttcagACCTGCATTCCAGGTAGGGACTGGATGCCGGAACCTCTGAGCGGGGAGCTGGGTCTTGAACTtagaggagagggtgggggagggcggtggCCTCAGAGTTCGACGGGTTGGAGGGCGAGGGCTCAGTCTccagcaccccccacccacacactcaAATAATAATCCTGCTGTCTGCAGCCCCACACAGCACCGTACCCGgcccacagtaggtgctcaggcAATATTAGTCGAGCGAAGGCGTGTAGTTAACCACAGCCACCGTTGAGTGAGTGCGTTCTTTATTCCGGCCGCTCTTCTAAGCGCTTTCCTTGCAATTTCAAACTGGACGGGCTGGACTAGTCTTAGCCCTGCTTCAGAGAAGGAAACcggcacagaggggttaagtaaccggtccgaggtcacacagccagccctTGAGTAAGTGGGATTCTGACCCCGCAGCAGGAACGTTGCGCAGACTTCTCCACGCTGTCGGATCTCCCCCCACCGACCAGCCGCTTGAAAGACAGGGAGGACGGAGCTTCATTTTACCAGAGGTCTAGGGAGGCCGAACGTCGCGGAGGCAGGGGCTTGGGATCCAGGGCTTGTCCCTCGAACCTCGAGGACCTTTGCTTTCACTGTCCCCTGGCCGACGCTACCCTCTCTACTCTTTTTCCCCGTAAATGTACCGGAGAGGGTTGAAAAGCGAGAGGAAATTGAGAAGGAACTGAGTCAAGGCGGGGCGGGAACGGGGGTTGCGGGGTGGTTCGACACTGAATAACCCGAAAAGCTCTCCGGATCATTCGTGGCCAAGAATGAGTAATGACTCCAGGGGAGTGCGaatttggggtggggaagggacccACTGCAGGGGAGGCCTGGTAGGCGGGGATAGGAGCTGGGGCGGAGCTAGTGGGCGGAGTTATAACCGCAGGACGTGGAGCGGGCTGGGGCTAGAACCTCGGGAGGAACTGGCGGGCGGGGAGAGAGCTTCGTGGGAGGAGCCTGTGGGCGGGGAGAGAGCTTCGGGGAAGGGGCCGGTGGGCGGGGAGAGAGCTTCGGGGAAGGGGCCGGTGGGCGGGGAGAGAGCTTCGGGGAAGGGGCCGGTGGGCGGGGAGAGAGCATCGGGGAAGGGGCCGGTGGGCGGGGAGAGAGCTTCGTGGGAGGAGCCTGTGGGCGGGGAGAGAGCTTTGGGGGAGGAGCCTGTGGGCGGGGAGAGCGCTTCGGGGGAGGAGCTCACGGTGAGCCCGGAGAGAACTTAGACCGAGGCTACAGTAGTGGGGGTTAGAACCTCCAGAGGTCTGGTGGGCGGAGTTAGAACTTTGGCCTGGGCTGATGGTCGGAGAGAGAACTTTGGGAAAAGAGTAGAGTTTGGGGTCGTTAACGGGGGGATAGTTGGTGGAAGGCACGGGGAAGTGGGGTAGAAGGAAGATCAGCTGCAGTAGGGTGAGCGTAGACCGCCCCTCGGAGAGCTTGAGAGGCAGAATAGACCGAGGCCCGGTGCGGTGGGGGGAAGCACCTAAACTGCAGTTAGGCTAGACGGTCCAGATGGACAGAGGGTGAGGACTGGACTTTCAGGATTGGCCCCGCGTGGGTACCGAATTCAAGGGAAAATGAGCCAGGGCGGGACTTTAGAGAGGTATTGTGGGCGGGGATAGAACTTTAGGGTAGGGGGACGTAGATACAACGTGGGGCTAGAGATAGACTGGAAGCAGCTGGCCTGAACCCAGTGTTGTAACTAAAGGTCGGGCCGAACGCGGAGCATAAACTTGAGTGCACAGGGCCTGGAGACTTGGTCCCGGTATTGGGGCATGAAGGGGCAAGGGGGGACCCTGGCACGGAGCTATAAcaatcttccctctcctctttcttcccccagcctcctggggccTGCAGTGCATGCTGTGTGGGAGGACCGGGAAGTGCCAGGTGGAAGAGTGTGCCCCGGGCCAGGACCTCTGCAGGACCACGGTCATGCGCATGTGGGAAGGTGAGATTCCCGCACTTGGTTCCTGCAGGGAACTCGAGTGGCCAAGAACCCTCATCTCACCAGTAATCAGGGAAGtgcaaaggaaaaagacaaggagacCCCATTTCACACCCACCAGATTGACAAGCATTCGAAACACTGACAAAGCAAAGAATGGATGAGAATGTGAGGCTGCAGACCCTGTTAATAGCGGGGGTAAATTGGTGCATCCCCCGCAAAgaccaatttggcaatatctcGTACAGGTGAAGATTAGCATACCCCACAGCCAGCAGTTCAACTCCTAGGAATATAGAAAGCCCGAAGAACCTTGGACACACGTGCCCAGAGACACGTGTATAAGAAGGTTCTCAGCAGTGACGTCTGTGATACAGATTAGTCATCAGCAGAGGAGAAACATGGCATAAGCACACAATGGAATGCTGCAGGCAGTTTAAATGAAGGAACTAGAGCTGTAGGCATTAAAGTGGATACATCTCAAAAAACATAaggttgagagagaaaaagcacgttGCAGAGTATGATACCTTTTAATGTAAATAGTATGTAacaatatacaataaataaacactgccCAAATAAACAACAGTATGTTAGGCACACCCAGTGTGAGAATTGTCTGTGCCAGTAGTTGCTTCTGGGCAGGGCATAAGGGCAATGGATGTGGGGGAGTGATCAGGAGACTTtaaatgtatcttaaaaaaaaattttttaatgtttttatttattttggaaacagagagagacagagcatgagcaggggcggggcagagagagagggagacacagaatccaaagcaggctccaggctctgagctgtcagcacagaggcccgacgcggggttcgaactcacaggctgagatcatgacctgagctgaagtcagacgcttaaccgactgagccacccaggcacccctaaatgtatcttttaaatttaagttcctttttaaaaatatctgaaacaaaATGCTAATACTTTATAAAGTTTGGTGACAGATACACAATATTTACTATATCACTCTCTTATACTATTTGGCAAGCTtgtaacattttcctttaaaaattcctattagagaggagcctgggtggctcagttggtggagcatttgagtcttgatctcagcatcgtgagttcaagcccagcgttgggcatgcagcctgcttaaaaaaaaaaaaatcctattagaGGCATCTCACTGCTAAGCTGGGCAGGAGGGGTAGATGGATCCAGAAGTTCTCCACAACAGTGTTGTCCCTAAGAGAGAGTAGGTTCTCTGtgctgggagggggagaggggagacagcTGGCCCCAAGAGAAGAGGTCAGCCCTGGAAGTGGGTGACCATATGACCAGGGGTATCAGAGGCCGGTTGAGCCCAGTGGAGCCTTTGGGGTGACAGAGACGCATTCCTCACAGTAGGTGACGAGCTGGAGGTGGTGGAGAGAGGCTGTGCTCACCCAGAGAAAAGCAACAGGACCATGAGCTATCGGACAGGCGTGAAGATCATCACTCTTACGGAGGCCGTGTGTGGGTCTGACTTGTGCAACCGACCCAGAGCTGGTGAGTTGGGCAGCCCTTGCCGTCCCCGACCCCCGCACCATCTCTGACTTAAACTCGTCCTTCTCCTGATCCTGTCCCCACCAGCCCCCATGCAAATGCCCGTCTAACAAAAAGCCTTAGAAAGGCTCAAGTTCCCACAGGAGAGGGTAGGAAGCAACGGATCCATGTTGCTTGGTCATGCATGCCGTTTCCTCTTTCTGGACCTGGTGAGGAAGGAAATTGGCTAAGTCCAGACCAGTCACAATGACGTCAGTTAAGCAGAGCACCTGCATTTGCACTGTTTCTTGTTCATCCTTCCTGACCTCAAACTTCCATCTGTTGGCGGGGACTGAatcagatgtttattttctttcttttttttttttttaatttttttaacgtttatttatttttgagacagagagagagcatgaacgggggagggtcagagagagaggaagacacagaatctgaaacaggctccaggctctgagctgtccgcacagagcccgacgcagggctcgaacccacgaactgtgagatcctgacctgagccgaagtcggacgcttaaccgactgagccacccaggcgcccccagatgttTATTTTCAGGGAAGGGTCACTAGCATCATCTTGCTGTTAGATTTGCATAAGGAAAGCACTAATAATGGAGTAGACTCaattaattctaattaattagataattaatattcaaaatattattttgaataatattcaaaatattgaatattgcagataattcaaaatattgaatattgcagataatattcaaaatatttaacgaTATCAGTTGATGCATAAGGCACTGACCAGTCAGAACAGACTCCTGGAGCACCCCCCTCCCACCTTAGCTGATGAATCTTGGGAACATAGGGTTCTAAAGAGAGAGTTggcgggggggtgcctgggtggttcagtcggttaagcatctgagcattcagctcaggtcatgatctcacggttcgtgggttcaagccccgcgtcaggctctgtgctgacaattcagagcctggagcctgcttcagattctgtgtctccctctctctctgctcctcccccattcatgctttctctccctctctctctctctctcaaaaataaataaacattacaaaaaaaaaaaattttaaggaaataaagagagagtTGGGAGTGGCCAGGGGTCCACCAGCAAGCTTGGGGCAGCAGCTGTCAATTCAGTAATTTAGTAAGTAGTAAAACTATACCAGCCCCATTTCTAAGGCCATTTTATCCTGCAGGCGGTGACTGGAATAGTTGGTTAAACCCCATCCTGTACTTATGTGATACTGGGGATACAGAGGTGACCGGGACAGCTTTGGGCCTTACCACTGGGCTTACAGTCcagtggggtgggagtgggggtgagagACCCATCACCAGACAGTGACTGCTAAGATTAGTCAGCGCCAGGATGGGGAAACAGATCAGAGGGGTCAGAGCTGTAATGGGGAAACATAGTCCAGAACTTTCAGGGCTGAGATAAAGGAAACAGACACCAGAGTGATCGGGGCCGGGAGGCATGAAGCGTTGGGGCTGTGGGACCCTTGGGGGGAAATACTGGACTCAGGTCAGGGAAGTCTTCCTACAGGAAGCAATGACTAGGCTGGATCTTGAGGGATGAGTAGGAGTCAGATTATTAAAAAGACAgtgggtaggggcgcctgggtggcgcagtcggttaagcgtccgacttcagccaggtcacgatctcgcggtccgtgagttcgagccccgcgtcgggctctgggctgatggctcggagcctggagcctgtttccgattctgtgtctccctctctctctgcccctcccccgttcatgctctgtctctctctgtcccaaaaataaattaaaaacgttgaaaaaaaaaattttagaatgtcAGCCATGCAGATggagagaaggggggtgggttGAAGAAGGGTTTAGCAGAGAGGGCACCCAGGTGACTCcatcggttgagtatctgactcttggtttcagctcaggtcatgatctcgaggtttgtgagttcgagccccacatcagggtctgtgctgacagtgtggagcctgcttgggactctctctctccctctgtctctccgttccttcctcactcatgctgtctgtctgtctctaaataaataaataaataaataaataaataaataaataaacaaaaagtttttttaatttttattcatttttgagagagagagagacagacagagcatgaacgagggagggagggagagagagagagagagggagggagacacagaatccgaagcaggctccaggctctgagctgtcagcacagagcctgactcagggcccaaactcacgaaccgagagatcatgacccgagctgaagtcggctgctcaaccaactgaggcacccaggtgctcccataaataaatattctttaaaaaagaactatttagCAGGTAGATGAGCGGGACTTAGTGATGGATTAGACATGGAGGTTGGTTTGCAGTTCTGGTCATGATGGGATCACATGTATTGGACTAATCTGCCAGTCACAGCCAGAAAAGCTGgacaaattataaataattatttgaggTCACTGGAGAGCAGCAAATGAAGAGAGGAAGTTGAGATGCTACGATCCTTGAAATAAGGGAAGCACAGAAGTTGAGTTATGCAGACAAGCTGGGTGTTTCCTTGGGTGCACTTTCCCATTCACTGTTGAGGAGAGGAAATAGAACCCAAATAAGGGAGATCATCACTAGGCTGAGCAGACAAGGGTCAGAGTCTAGGGCTGCCAGAGTGTCTAGAAAATGAGTGGTAAAATCCTGGAACACATGGAACCACAGAAAAGGGAGTCCCCAGATTTGCAAACTTCTTTTAAGTCATTGGCAGGCTGTATGTGCATAGGGTGAAACTCCAAGAAACTCAGCAGAAAATAGTATCTGGGAAGTTACAGAACTGAGCAAAGATTCCAGCAGGCATATGATGCTGGAAAGACCAAAGTTGCcaagttggagagagagaggccttGGTAACCACCCCACGCTTTCCTCTCAGTCCACACCCGAGGCGTAAGGGCAAAACTGAAATAGACCAGCCCTAAAAATGCCTACATCTGATCGTCAGCAGGAAGAAAACCTACCCCTCTCGGgaagaaaataacattatttagAGCCTTTACAAATTTTCATTGTGATGTCTGGCATCTAATCAAAACTTACAAGGTACCccgaagaaaataaaaaggaccaATTAACaggaaaccaagagaaaaatccAACAGTAGAAACAGACCCGTAATGATTCAGATAGTAGAATTATTAGAcagggaaatttatttatttatttatttatttatttatttatttaattttttttaacgtttatttatttttgagacagagagagacagagcataatgggggagggtcagagagggagacacagaatccgaaacaggctccaggctctgagctgtcagcacagagcccgacgcggggctcgaactcacagactgcaagatcatgacgtgagccgaagtcggacgcttaaccgactgagccacccaggggccccgacagggaaattaaaaatagccataatcagggcacctgggtggctcagtcggttaagcgtccaacttcggctcaggtctgatctcaccatttgtgagttcgagccccgcatcgggctctgtgctgacagctcagagcctggagcctgctccgggttctctgtctccctctctctctgaccctcccccactcgcactctgtgtgtctctctctcaaaaacaaacattaaaaagaattttttttaataaataaataaataagccatgacCAACAGAGTCCAAAAAATAGAGAATAGGATAAATTTTAGCAGAAATGTGGTGTCCGTTTTTTAAAAGAGTCAAACAGGAAATACAGAATAGTGACTGAAATTAACAGCCTAATAGATGTGCTTAAAAGATGTGTGCCGTGCGGCAAAAGGATTAAAGAACTAGAAGACGGGGCAACTAGAAATATCCAAATTGATGCTGGATGCAGAGGATCAAGGAACCTGCCAGATGTCTGCCCTGGGGGACTGAAGAACGGGGCCACCTCAGAGATGTGGAATTCAGGAGCGAAGGACCAGTTTAGAGAAGAAGGAGAGCTTCCCTTGGGGCATGTAGCGATTCAGGTGTTTGAGGGATAGTCAGGGGGCCTCCAGGAAGCAGTTGGGTGTACGGATGTGGAGCTCAGAGAGAAGTCCTGCCTGGAGTGAGTTCCCAGCAAACACATGGAAATGAAATCAGGTCGATGGATAGCGTCCCCATGGGAGAGCGCGTACCGTGAGAAATGAAAACTGCCCGAGACAGAGCCCTGAGGATCACCCACATTTAGAAGAATGAGATAGAAAAGTTCACCAGGGGACCCTAGAGTGGTATGAGAGTGGGGACGGCAATCAAACCCAatggtgtttgttgttgttgttgttgttgttttcatggAAGTTCATGTTGGAATTTTAGTTACTTTTCTTTAGGGTTGGGGAAGATTTGGCTTTGGATGTAAATGATTCACCTAATTCCAGCAGCTGGCCTGCCAGTTGAGAGAGGGGCTGAGACCGTCCTCTCTCTGATGTAAGACTTGGCCCCAACTCAACTTGGATATTTGGGGTCAGGAAGGGGAGGGCATGCCAGGCTCAGGAATGGTGTGGGCCAAGGCCTGGGCAGAGGAAATGGCTATGGTGTTTCCAGGGAAAAATAATTCATCCTCTTGGCCTGGACCAGAAGGGGTGAGAGGCCGAGTTTTCACAGATCGATCAAGTGAGGCTTGGATCCCTGACACAACTGGGGAGTGTATTAATTATCTGTGGCCGCATTGCAGATTGTCCCAAAACTCGAAACAAAATTAAGCGTGTATTATTTCACAAAGTTTCTGAAGGTCAAGAATCTGGAAGTAACTTCCAGATGAATCTAGATGATTCTAGATGATTCTAGATCTTTCAGATGATGATTGCACAGATGATTCTAGATCTTTCATGCAGGTGTAGTCAAGGTGACTGCTGGCTCCAAAGGGAGCTTCACTCTCACGGACGATGTGATCCCGTGACTTGGGCAAAAGGCCTCAGTTCCTCGCCATGTAGACGAGTACGCGGAGTATTTGAGTGTCCTAACAACGTGATAGCTGGATCCCCTCCAGACCAAGGAATccaagagagagccagggaggagtTGCAGTGCCTTTTACGATCTTGCACAAGAGTTATACGCCATCATTTCCACAATATTCCTCTTAGTTATACAGGTCAGCCCCTATAAGGGCACGCATACCAGGAGCGAGGGGTCCTGGGGGCTCGGAGATTGGCTACCACAGGGAACGATAGCAGAGTTTTGATCAattgttgattcattcatttaacaaatatttattgaatatcttctctggccctggccctgtgctgggtggTGTTGGGACAAGTTAATGATGGAGACAGCCCCCCGGACCTACCCTGCTGGGGCTCCCAgggaggatctaaagtgggcgtGGCTGGAAGGGGACCCCAGAGGGGTACCTGATCCGgcctgggaggtgagggaggactTCTTAGAGGAGGTGAAATTTGAGATGATGCCTGAAAAATGAGtaggaggagacagggagagtaGGGAACAAGGAAGCCTGTTCTGCCTGTACACTCAGGGGCTGTGGGAAGTTGTGGAGGGGTAGAGCCTGAGGGGCTAGTGGAGGGCGATGAGGCAGGAGAGGTGGCCAGGACCCAGACTTTGATGGGCCTTGAATGCCGTGCTGAGTagcttggattttattctgagggcACCGGGGAGCCATGGAGGGGTTTTGCGCAGAGCAGAGGCAGAGTCGGATTCAAGTATTAGAAGCATCCTTCcaagttctgtgctgagagctcagattctgcgtctccttctctctctgcccctaccctgctcgtgctctgtctctctctgtctctcaaaattgaataaatgttaaaaaaaaaattagaagcatcCTTCTAGGGCTGTGTGGGGATGCActtggtggggttggggggcaaGAATGGAAACCAGAAGGCCAAAGACAAACCTGGTGTTGAAGGCGGTCTGACCTGGTCATGGGGCTGGAAAGGAGGGGATGGATGCTAGAAAGATTCAGGAGGTGGGATGGGCAGGGCTTTGATGATTGGCTGAAGGGTGAGATGAAGAGGAATTGACGCTAAAGTGAGTCTTCAAGGGAACTAGATCTCCGGGACTCTCCCAGGGAGTCTcaccctcccgcccctccccaaaCAGGTCGGCCTCCCACCTTTCCCCGAACCCGAAGCCGTTACCTTGAATGTGTTTCCTGCGCCTCATCAGACCTGAGCTGTGAGAGAGGCTGGGTCCAGAGCCTGCAATGCCGCAGCCCTGGAGAACAGTGCCTGGAGGTGGTGACCCACCGGACTCTGGAAGGTGAGCCCCAACCTACCAgcagctcctcctccctgctttgTCCCGTCCCAAGGCTGCACTTAACAACCACCCCAGAATAACAAGCATTTAAGCAAGGCAGAAAGTTAATTCTGTGACACAAAAGTCTAGTGATCCGAAGTCCTGGGCCACTAGGACAGTTCTACAGTCACCAGGAACCCAGATGCCTTCTCGTCTCTGCTTCCATTCTCAAGATTGCCTCATagtccaagatggctgccagaGCTCCAGACCTCATGTCCAAGTTCTaggaagaagaatgagaaaaagggaCCAAAAAATAGGCACTTTTCCTTTCGTGAGGGTTCTCCTTTCTGGAAGTCGCATAAAATCTATTTATATCacattggccagaactcagtcataTGACTACACCTGTGGGGGGTGGAAAATGTGTCTTTTGGCTAGATAATGGCTGCCCCAAATAAGATGAGGGTCCTGTAATGAACCGCGAAGCAGGAAACGGGCAGATGACTGCTGCCGTGGGCAAACCCAGTCTCAGCCCTGGCCAGTAGcctgatctctctctcctctgccccctacAGGCAGTCCAAGGGATGAGCACCACACCCGCGGCTGTGGCAACCTTCCTGGCTGCCCAGGCCCCACCGGCTTCCACAACAACCACACCTTCCATTTCCTGCGGTGCTGTAACACCACCAAATGCAACGGGGGTCCAGGTGAGGGGCAAGGGACGCGCGCCACGCGAGGCCTGGGGTCGGGGCAGGGAGGTGTACCCAGGCTGCTGCCACTCACTCGCAGACCACCCCTCCTCTCTAGGTCTCTCCGTCCTCAAAGATGGGTTGTGTGGGAATTCGATGAGCCCGTCAAACCTTTACCAAGACCCATGCTTTATGCTTCCTAGAATCTTTCCACTGCTCACCTCCCTGGTCTGAGCCACCTGGAGCCCTTGCCTCCATTGTTACAGTAACCTTGCTGGCCCCCCTGCTTCCACTCCTGCACCCTACagccagtgcccagcacagcagcaagagtgatttcttaaaaatgtaaaccaGAGCAAGCATGGGCCCCTCCTTCCTCAAGTCGCTGCGGCGACTTCCCCTTgctctcagaataaaatccaaaggccGTCCTATGCCCTATGTGATCAGCACCTGTCTGCCTCACAGTCTGCACTGATCCAAACTCCATCCTGCCTCATGGCGCCTTTGCACATGCAGTGCCCTCTCCTCCAGGAACACGTCTCGCCCACGGGAGTTTGCCTAGCTGGCTACTTCTCATTTGTTAGGTCTCTGCTTTGAAGTATGGTCCTCGGGGAAACgtgtccctgtccctcccctccagtGTAATCCAGCTCCTTCGTGTTATAAACCAgtactgtccaacagaacttctcacagtgatggaaatgttctatacccGTGCcttccaatatggtagccactgccTCATCTGGCCATTGAGCACTTGAAACGTGAACTGAACTTTGAACTGTAGTTAATACGAGCTAACTTCAGTGCCCATGTAAACAACCACACTTGGCTAGTGGCCACCATACTGGACAGGGTAGCTGGACTCTTTGGTCTTCCACAGCTGCTTGCCCAGTGCCTGGTCAGATGGGGGCTCAGGAGGAGCCGGGAGGTGGGATTTCTGTTCTATAAAGAACCCGCCAGAAGAGAGTGCCGTTCAAATGCCTGACCACAAGGTGGCTCCAAGACATCTCTAGGCTGCGAGTTGACAGTTCTAGGGAGGTAATACCTGGAGGgacacccctccaccccacctgcccAGACCCCCGTGCTAATTTCCTTGGTTTCTGTGTCCTTGTCTTCTTCCAAGTTGTGGAGCTTCAAAACCTGCCTCTGAATGGCCTCCAGTGTTACAGCTGTGAGGGGAACAGCACCCATGGATGTTCCTCGGAAGAGACTTCCCTGACTGCCTGCCGTGGCCCCATGAGTCAATGTCTGGAAGCCACTGGCAGTAATGGTGAGCCCCTCTAGGAGGCTGGGAAAGGAGAGTGGTGGGTGGGAGGCTGTGGGCTAGAGGTCGCCCTGATAGAGGTGGGTCTTCCTGTGGAAAAGGTAGGACTTCCTTTGGGAGGGTGCAAAGTGTAGTCGGGAATTAGGGCTTCCATTAGGAAATGGGTGTTTCAGCAACAGAATGTGGGCTTCTCTGGGGGCGGGGCTTCCCCAAGTGGGTGGGACTTCCTACGGACATCACGGGCTCCCATCCTGTGCCATCCTGGACCCGCCTCTCTATTCCAGTGGTTCTCCACGTTTTTCATCTCAAAATTTCCTCATTCTCTTAAAAACCATTACTTGTGTCCATGATCTCTGTAGATATTTACGGCATTAGAAGTGAAAAGTgagatgtatttattaatttattttaaaataaaacttcatcccatctgaacatattttttatttaaaa
This genomic interval from Panthera leo isolate Ple1 chromosome E2, P.leo_Ple1_pat1.1, whole genome shotgun sequence contains the following:
- the PLAUR gene encoding urokinase plasminogen activator surface receptor isoform X2; this encodes MGRPLLLSLLLLLFQTCIPASWGLQCMLCGRTGKCQVEECAPGQDLCRTTVMRMWEGDELEVVERGCAHPEKSNRTMSYRTGVKIITLTEAVCGSDLCNRPRAGRPPTFPRTRSRYLECVSCASSDLSCERGWVQSLQCRSPGEQCLEVVTHRTLEGSPRDEHHTRGCGNLPGCPGPTGFHNNHTFHFLRCCNTTKCNGGPVVELQNLPLNGLQCYSCEGNSTHGCSSEETSLTACRGPMSQCLEATGSNGLGNPSYTVRGCATPSWCQSLHVAEAFSLTHLNVSCCSGNGCNHPVLDRQPRTGGAARRGPAHLSLTVTLLISARLWGGTLLWT
- the PLAUR gene encoding urokinase plasminogen activator surface receptor isoform X1, with product MGRPLLLSLLLLLFQTCIPASWGLQCMLCGRTGKCQVEECAPGQDLCRTTVMRMWEVGDELEVVERGCAHPEKSNRTMSYRTGVKIITLTEAVCGSDLCNRPRAGRPPTFPRTRSRYLECVSCASSDLSCERGWVQSLQCRSPGEQCLEVVTHRTLEGSPRDEHHTRGCGNLPGCPGPTGFHNNHTFHFLRCCNTTKCNGGPVVELQNLPLNGLQCYSCEGNSTHGCSSEETSLTACRGPMSQCLEATGSNGLGNPSYTVRGCATPSWCQSLHVAEAFSLTHLNVSCCSGNGCNHPVLDRQPRTGGAARRGPAHLSLTVTLLISARLWGGTLLWT